In Quercus robur chromosome 11, dhQueRobu3.1, whole genome shotgun sequence, the sequence AAGTCGGAGACTGTGATTAGCTCCACCTGCATGGATCATTTCAATTGCACTTACTCCAATTCTATACACAGTCATCTTCGTGCCCAGGAGGTTCAGCttgctttttgatttttgatttttataattaaattgaatCCATGGTTAGAGTTTGTGAGCTCAACTGCCTCTGGATTTTAGCTACAGCTTTGAATTGATGTTGTGCTTCTGGGTCTTGATTTTGAGTTTGTTCTGAGAAGtgggttttcaaattttgggattGGTTCagtgttttgggtttttcattttGAAGCTTAGGATTGTATTTTTACTTGAATTTAAGTTTAAGTTCAGGCAGATGTTATTACATTCTATTTGAAAAATGGAGCTAGTTTTTATATTCTGGGTTGAACTTGGGGTTTTGAGATTTCAACATATTTTGTCGAATGGGTTATTGGGCTATCGATTTCAAATTGAAAACTAGtcttgttattttattttattttttaaattttgattttgaggtTGCCAGATTGATGTTAAGGCTTGTggttttttattgatatttgatttgaGACTTGAGATATGTTCTCTGTTGAATTCAATTTGGAAGTTCTGTTTTCCTGTGTTAGGCTTTTATGAGTCCCTTCAGTTTGCtgtttgtgaaaatgtagggaaaTAAATGTGAAATAAATTGTGCTTTTGTGTTGAATTGTTTGTTGCTTTATTATTGTTTCTTTCAGAAATAGAAGGAAACATCAACCTATATGGTTGAACTGGTTTTGGTTTTGAGGAAATTATACTCCCGGAGTAATGCCCTCTCGTTCCACATGAATGATGGGtccactataaatttaattagtgagacctaTTATTACgtgagaggagggagcattGTTCCTGAATAATTACTCTTTGGTTTGACTAGTCTTgttattttttgacttttgatTTCGAGTTTGCCAGCTTGATGTTAAggcttgtagtttttttttattgatgtttGATTTGAGACTTGAGATATGCTCTCTGTGtaattcaattttgtgtttatGAACTTAATTTGGACGTTTGGTTTTTCTGTTTTCGGCTTTTATGAGTATCTTCAGTTTGCTAAATGTGAAAATTGAGTGCAATAAATGTGAAGCAAATTAGGCTTTTGTGTTGAATTGTTTATTATTGTTTCTTTCAGAAATATATGGAAACATGGACCTATATGGTTGAGTTGGTTTCTGTTTGGGAAAATTATTCAATGCTCCCAGAGCAATGCCCTCTCGTTTCACATGAATGATGGgtccaccatgaatttaattaataagatGGTCCTATtattatgtgagaggagggagcattGCTACTGGAGTACTGAATAATTACTCTTTGGTTTGGGGTTAGATTTTGGTTTCTCTAGTAAAAAGAAATCTAGTCTTAAATTCTAATATCTGTATTTGCCTATATCTGTCATTAGTAAACACAATTGAACGTTAAATTGTTAATGATGATGTTGGTTGGTAATTCAGATGGAGGTGCACAGAAGGCCATTTCCTGATTACATGGAGACTGTTCAAAATGAAGTTTCTACGTTTATGCGAGAAATTTTAGTGAACTGGTTGGTGGAGGTTGCAGAGGAATACAAGCTTGTCTCAGACACCATTTACCTCACAATATCATATATTGACAGATTCCTCTCTTCGAATGTTGTCAGCAAGAGCAAGATACAGCTTCTTGGTGTTTCATGCATGCTTAATGCCTCGTAAACACATGAACCCATATTGTTCTATAATTTTTCCTAGCATTTGCATGGGTTCTCATTCTTGAAATATTCATTGCTCCTGTCTTCATGGTGCAGACAGTATGAAGAGATCAGTCCTCCAAATGTTGAAGACTTTTGCTATATAACAGATAATTCATACACCAAGGAAGAGGTTTGATCTTTTTCAGTCTTTCAGACACCCTATTTTCTTCATTTACCTTGTATAGCATGAGATTTTGTGGTCATTGTGCAGGTGATGGACATGGAGAGAGAAGTGCAAAAATTTTTGAACTTTGAGATGGGCGTCCCTACAATAAAGAATTTTCTGAGGCAAGAATGCTGTAAAATGTTATTGGTCTGCCGTTTTTATTTGGCcttaaaatgttatttattatggCATCTGTGTTAATTGCTTACATTGAATTTGTTCTTGGTTCTTGCTTTTCCTTCCGTACATGTGGTTAATATCTAGTACTTATTTGATAAACATTACATTGCTTGTTGGATTTCAGAATCTACACGAGAGCTGCTCAAGAGAATTGCAATGTAGGCTAACAACGTCACCCCAGTACttaattttgtcatttatttcTTCAATCTTGAGTTACCAATTCTGTAATGTTTGTGCTTTCCAGTCATCAAATTTGCAATTTGAGTTATTGGGTTGTTATCTTGCGGAGCTAAGTTTGTTAGATTATACATGTGTGCGGTTCTTACCATCAGTTATTGCTGCATCGGCAATTTTTCTTACAAGATTCACAATCCAACCTGAGATGCATCCTTGGGTAAGAAAGTGTTTATTGTGTGCACAGAAATGATTAACCTGAAAATCagcaatttttttctcattgtGAATACTCTGATAAGTAAAgagaattttttcaaaaattcaaaaagcaaGTAGTAACTTCATTGTTTGGTGTTTTTTCTGGTTTTAATTTGGGAAAAGACTTTTCAGTGAATTTAACTGGGGGAGGGGGGGAATGGTAGCATGCTAggaataaaagaataaaagcaGGCATAGACTATGTTATATCATAGATGATAAAATTGGTATTCTATATCATATTGAAGATTGTTTCAGACTCCAGAATTATCTGGAAAGTGTTTTCTATCAGGGATGGacagtgaattttttttacatattatgCAGAGTTTGGCACTTCAGTGCTATTCTGGTTATAGACCATTTGACTTGATGGAATGTGTCCTCACTCTTCATGACTTGCaaataaatagaaaaggaaGCTCTTTACAAGCAGTAAGAGAGAAATACATGCAGCACAAGGTATTTTTGCTTTATAAATATTAGTTTAGTGATCTCATAATTGTAGCTTCCTTTGGAATTGTAGATTTTGTAGTACTGTAAATGGCTGAAGTGAACTGGTTGGGTATGGGATGTGTTGGATTTCTTCCAATGCTATTTATATGCTATCCACAGATTCATTTGAACTTAGTACACGAGATCACTGCTTTCTCGCAAATATTAATTTGATCATaactgaatgatattttttgatAACACTTATTTGACTTTCTTTGGCCTCATTCTGATAACAGTATAAATGCGTAGCATCATTGACTTCTCCCTCAGAAATCCCTGCATGTTATTTTGAGGTCATCAATGGATAGGCATCCCAACAGTATGAATGACGTCGACTTTGGAGTCAGAACTAGCCTTGTCATAGAATTCcttttactttctctttttgatACTTCCATTTCTGCTAAATTGGAGGGTGTAATAAAGCACATGCTGGTTAAGAGCTGCTCGGTTTGAAGTTGGCTTGTATTAGATTGCCTTAAGACATTGTGCTTCGAATGTTTAGCATCACAAGTAGAGCCATCATTGACTGCTATCAGCCTTTTGGTTAGTACAGAGATTGATAATTCTGGGTTTGGAAAGACTTTGTACATTGTATGGAATTAAGTGACCTATCTAGGAATATCATATGATTCAATGGGGCTTCTGCCTCCAATTGAAGCCtcaaatagttttatttttgtatagCTCAAGTAAAAGATAACATTTTCTAAGGTGTCTTTTTGTTTAGGCTGCATTAGTAAAGACTATTATAaatagattttgaatttttacaaaatgaatTCTAATGCATTCTTCTAAGAAATAACGTTTGGCATCATGCTGAGTTTTATTAGCATCTTCTATGTTATGCACGAAATCAAATGTTCCTCTCTTTGTAGTATATTTGTTATCATAAGATTCATAACCAAGGATTTAGAAAGCGATGGTTCACTCGATTTCTTTTAAGTCAAGCCACATTTATTCCTAAAAATTTTCACAAGTTTTGTCAGACTGAAACATTCATAAATCGTTTTTACTTGGGATGTAAAAAAGTGTTCATATTGTCTTTGTTTgttagggaagaaaaaaatgttttcaaatgtTAAGGTCATGTCAAGAAAGTTTGCTTATTTAcaattttgagaaagttttcctttttaaaattgGGTATTTTACATAGTAAATGGTgtttgatgatgccgaaaataataccaccagtgagtcacacgtccCTCGTATGTCGCAAATgacacctgcacaacgaaaaggaataacctagcagagagtaccggtgtggtaccggccaaacacgctccgaaggtcaagttataactattctcactgctctagagtgctagagagggtaaattatgcgtaccttagGTTGCGAGAGTGcttaggtttttatagtagcgagggttacccctcttttccttggagtagaagtcttttccttataggagtcctcttGAGCGTATTTTATGGGATCTTTTCCTTATAAGGATCCCTTGAATATTATCTAGCGTGGGAAGCAAGACAATTCCTTATACGTAGCGTGGGTAGCAAGTAAACCTATGCTCGGTCCGTCAGCCTCAATTTACTTCCTTCAACTTTTTGGGCGTCGGTCTAGTAATGCCGTCATCCTTGGAGCCAGCTGACCCTATGACCGTCAGCTATAACACCGTCTGTAATATCCGGAGGATTGCACTAAACCGTCAGTTTTATGTTCCGTGTGGCTAGGCTCACCATTTAtcctcatcagttgccccctactctACATGCTCGACGCCGAACACCGTCAGCATGTGGAGTTATGACTTATTCATAATTGGTTGACTCCTCGAGCTGCGAGCTATTAAATGCAAGGTTACGTGGCGCGCAGTCGTTGGCCTCGTTCCTGGGCACGGGCGTCGCCTCGCCTTCCGTGCGCTTTCCCTCTTATATAAATACCACGTCCCTTGTCTCATTTCGCCATTTCAACCTCGCTGACTTTTCAAGAGAGAACCCGTCGCCCTTACTCTCGATTTGATCCATCAGCTGTTATCAATACCGTCACTCCCAAGGTTGTTTCATCCGTTCAAGATCTGTTTCACCTGTAagttcttcttcccttttctttgcttttttatttttgcctaaaaatttttttttattgagaacgTCAGTCTAGGAACTTAGAGTgtatccgt encodes:
- the LOC126706690 gene encoding cyclin-A3-1-like isoform X1, translated to MRSTKKRASSATSSLQLQFPTPKKRVVLSDLTNSPDDVGSTRNSEDFAPNKPKCENNGAYPNCELDEPTKSETVISSTCMDHFNCTYSNSIHSHLRAQEMEVHRRPFPDYMETVQNEVSTFMREILVNWLVEVAEEYKLVSDTIYLTISYIDRFLSSNVVSKSKIQLLGVSCMLNASQYEEISPPNVEDFCYITDNSYTKEEVMDMEREVQKFLNFEMGVPTIKNFLRIYTRAAQENCNSSNLQFELLGCYLAELSLLDYTCVRFLPSVIAASAIFLTRFTIQPEMHPWSLALQCYSGYRPFDLMECVLTLHDLQINRKGSSLQAVREKYMQHKYKCVASLTSPSEIPACYFEVING
- the LOC126706690 gene encoding cyclin-A3-1-like isoform X2, giving the protein MRSTKKRASSATSSLQLQFPTPKKRVVLSDLTNSPDDVGSTRNSEDFAPNKPKCENNGAYPNCELDEPTKSETVISSTCMDHFNCTYSNSIHSHLRAQEMEVHRRPFPDYMETVQNEVSTFMREILVNWLVEVAEEYKLVSDTIYLTISYIDRFLSSNVVSKSKIQLLGVSCMLNASQYEEISPPNVEDFCYITDNSYTKEEVMDMEREVQKFLNFEMGVPTIKNFLRIYTRAAQENCNSLALQCYSGYRPFDLMECVLTLHDLQINRKGSSLQAVREKYMQHKYKCVASLTSPSEIPACYFEVING